Genomic DNA from Flavobacterium sp. N502540:
ATGATATCAATAACTCTCAGTATACTGCCATCGGTTTCATTTACTACAATCATTAGTCCGTTTTCGTATCCAATTATGGTTTTCTTAAACCCTTCGCTATGGTATAAAGCCGAAATGGTCTGCCCCGAAAGTCCATCGACTGTTGTGGTTATTTTGGTCGTGTTCTGAGCTGTATTTTTAGAGAAAAGAGCATTCTCTGAGGCTGTAAAAACGGTTGTTGAAGATTGCGAGATATCTTTTATTTCGTTGAACGAAAAATACCCCTGCCAGGACAATTTATTCTGAGAGAAACAAAATTGTACTACCAACAAAAGCAAAACATACAAAAACTTTCTTTTCATTATTTGATAAATTCAGATAGACAAATATACTACAAACGAAAGTATTTGATTTTTGTTCTCTCCTGTAAATAAAAAAATGCCTCCGATTTATCTTTAAAAAAGACAAATGGAGGCACTAAAAAACTATAACTAAAAAATTATACTACGCCCTGAGCAAGCATAGCATCGGCAACTTTAACAAATCCTGCAATGTTAGCTCCTTTTACGTAGTCAACATAACCTGATTTATCCGAACCGTATTTTACACATGAAGCATGAATTGCTAACATGATTCCTTTTAATTTTTCGTCAACTTCTTCAGAAGACCAGCTTAAACGCAATGAGTTTTGCGACATTTCAAGACCTGAAGTTGCAACGCCACCGGCATTAGAAGCTTTTCCAGGAGCGAATAAAATTTTAGCATCAAGGAAAACAGTAACTGCCTCTGGTGTAGATGGCATGTTTGCTCCTTCTGCAACAGCAATACAACCGTTAGCAACTAAAACCTTAGCTTCATCACCATTCAATTCGTTTTGAGTTGCACATGGTAATGCTACATCACATTTAACTTCCCATGGACGTTTTCCTTCTACATATTTCGCATTTGGATATTTTGCTACATATTCACTGATTCTTCCTCTAAGCTCATTTTTCAACTCCATTACGAAAGCTAATTTTTCAGCATCGATTCCGTCTGCATCATAGATATATCCTGCAGAATCTGACAATGTAACTACTTTTGCTCCCAATTGAGTTGCTTTTTCAGTGGCGTACTGCGCTACGTTTCCAGAACCTGAAACTGCAACAGTTTTCCCTTTAAAGTCATCTCCTTTAGTTGCCAGCATACTTTGAGCAAAATAAACTGCTCCGTAACCTGTAGCCTCCGGACGAATTAATGATCCTCCGAAAGAAATTCCTTTTCCGGTTAAAACTCCCGTAAATTCATTTCTTAACCTTTTGTATTGACCAAACATATATCCTACTTCTCTACCACCTACTCCGATATCTCCGGCAGGAACGTCAGTATCAGCTCCGATATGTTTTGAAAGTTCCGTCATAAAACTTTGACAGAATTTCATGATTTCATTATCTGATTTTCCTTTTGGATCAAAATCAGATCCTCCTTTACCACCACCCATTGGCAGTGTTGTTAAGCTGTTTTTGAAAGTCTGCTCGAAAGCCAAAAACTTCAAAATACTTAAGTTAACAGAAGGATGAAAACGCAAACCACCTTTGTAAGGTCCGATTGCTGAGTTCATCTGGATACGATATCCTTTATTAACCTGGATTTCTCCTTTGTCATTTAACCAGTTCACTCTGAACAAGATAACTCGTTCAGGTTCTACCATACGCTCTAAAAGCATTTTGTTCTGGTATTTTTTATTTTCTTCAATAAAAGGAATTACCGTTTCGGCAACTTCTAAAACTGCTTGTAAAAACTCTGATTCATTCGGGTTTTTTTGACTAACCGAATCCATAAAAGCGGTAATACTTTGTGACATGATTATTAGATTATTAACATTTAAGAAAACGTTTTCGTTATTTATGACAAAGGTAATCGAAAATGACATTTATTGAATATTTTTTTATGATTCTCTTAAACTTTTATTCATTATACAGTAAATCAAGAAAAAAGATATTTTAGGTTTTGCGTTTTACAGTAAATTACTACCGATATATTTAATATTTTAATATTTTTAATAAATATTCATCAATACAGCTCTTTATACTTCTTAGTTGCTCCTCTTTTTATATATTTGCCGAGATTTGAAAGCCCAAACCAAATACCACATGCTTAAACCTATAGTACTCACGTTATTTGCCTTTCTGGGCATCTCAACAATATCGACTGCACAATCACTCGCACACGAAGTTGGAATAATATTCGGCCCCGTTCTTTTTCAATCTGATTTTGGGGAAAGAAATAATCTCGACACTACTCTTGGAAATACCGGATTTGGAGTTGGATTGGTTCATTTTGTCAACTTTTCGAGCAACAGCAATAGAGAACGATTCTTCTCAGAACATTTCAAAGTCAGATCAGAACTTTCATTCAACAGAACAAAACTGAATAATTTTGGAGAGTGGACGGAGAAAAAACCTGAAACATTAGGCGTTCGACAACTCAAAGCCATGCAAGGAAAATCGACTGTCATAAGTCTTGGATCCCAATTGGAATTTTCTCCTATGAAGATACATTATTATGAAACTTCAGTAGGCGCATTCAGTCCCTATGTAAG
This window encodes:
- the gdhA gene encoding NADP-specific glutamate dehydrogenase gives rise to the protein MSQSITAFMDSVSQKNPNESEFLQAVLEVAETVIPFIEENKKYQNKMLLERMVEPERVILFRVNWLNDKGEIQVNKGYRIQMNSAIGPYKGGLRFHPSVNLSILKFLAFEQTFKNSLTTLPMGGGKGGSDFDPKGKSDNEIMKFCQSFMTELSKHIGADTDVPAGDIGVGGREVGYMFGQYKRLRNEFTGVLTGKGISFGGSLIRPEATGYGAVYFAQSMLATKGDDFKGKTVAVSGSGNVAQYATEKATQLGAKVVTLSDSAGYIYDADGIDAEKLAFVMELKNELRGRISEYVAKYPNAKYVEGKRPWEVKCDVALPCATQNELNGDEAKVLVANGCIAVAEGANMPSTPEAVTVFLDAKILFAPGKASNAGGVATSGLEMSQNSLRLSWSSEEVDEKLKGIMLAIHASCVKYGSDKSGYVDYVKGANIAGFVKVADAMLAQGVV
- a CDS encoding THC0290_0291 family protein, producing the protein MLKPIVLTLFAFLGISTISTAQSLAHEVGIIFGPVLFQSDFGERNNLDTTLGNTGFGVGLVHFVNFSSNSNRERFFSEHFKVRSELSFNRTKLNNFGEWTEKKPETLGVRQLKAMQGKSTVISLGSQLEFSPMKIHYYETSVGAFSPYVSLGFLVSYYTTEVSSSLGQLGTPEATFPKYLTPSDGRQFGFSSENGIVLSGTAGIGVHYKLNQMSDLMFETRFQAFSSDWVDGLNPNKKIYKENKSNDAQIWFNIGYIQYL